A genomic stretch from Sphingobacterium sp. ML3W includes:
- a CDS encoding GNAT family N-acetyltransferase, producing MILETERLILRPFSDADAADLFKYAKDERVGPIAGWPPHKSVEESSEVIKNIFSQEGVFAITLKDDDIAIGMISLILGEKSNFPITESEGEISYWLGVPFWGKGIMPEAIGEVVRYGFEDLRLVNIWSGYYEGNAKSKIAQEKCGFHHHHVEEATANELMNDIRTEHISRMTRDEWTMTVYGKVSF from the coding sequence ATGATTTTAGAGACAGAAAGATTGATTTTGCGTCCATTCAGCGATGCTGATGCAGCAGACTTATTCAAGTATGCTAAGGACGAGAGAGTAGGGCCAATTGCTGGCTGGCCTCCCCACAAGAGTGTTGAAGAAAGTAGTGAAGTAATCAAAAACATATTTTCGCAAGAGGGAGTATTTGCAATCACACTTAAAGATGACGACATTGCTATTGGGATGATTAGTTTGATTTTAGGAGAGAAAAGTAACTTTCCAATTACCGAGTCGGAAGGCGAAATTTCATATTGGCTAGGTGTTCCATTTTGGGGTAAAGGTATAATGCCTGAAGCAATCGGCGAAGTGGTACGCTATGGCTTCGAAGATTTGAGATTAGTAAATATCTGGTCCGGCTATTATGAAGGCAACGCCAAGTCAAAGATCGCACAGGAGAAGTGTGGTTTCCATCATCATCATGTGGAAGAAGCTACCGCAAATGAGTTAATGAATGACATACGTACAGAACATATCAGCCGCATGACACGTGATGAATGGACAATGACTGTCTATGGCAAGGTCTCATTCTAG
- a CDS encoding MFS transporter, translated as MNDQRQAFQQQNRTRIAISLFFFSHGLILSSWASRIPVIKTNLGISDAELGTLLLLMPVGQVSTMPLSARLINHFGSKNAVKYSFLLYPLILVIIGTATSYTQLAIALYFFGVVGNLSNIAVNTQGVELENILKKPMMSSFHGTWSISGFIGALIGLLLLNFNQTPLIHFSVIFLLVVSIWIFNTNFLLHVVPVKGVRKDRRSIFRYLDKTLIRLGLIGFLSMAIEGAMFDWSGVYFQDIVRAPEQLIILGYTSFVLMMATGRFLGDWLITKLGRKRLIQLCGILMSTGLIISVFYPTVVLCTIAFMVIGLGSSCSVPTVYGVAGKHKAVSAGNSLTLISTIAFLGFLMGPPMIGFISDLFDLRYSYLLLSVFGIVMIFMAGRMDILDKEKAPIE; from the coding sequence ATGAATGACCAAAGACAAGCATTCCAGCAGCAAAATAGGACACGTATAGCTATTTCCCTGTTTTTTTTCTCCCATGGACTGATACTTTCTTCCTGGGCTAGCAGGATACCCGTTATTAAAACTAATTTAGGTATTTCGGACGCTGAACTAGGTACGCTTTTATTGCTTATGCCCGTCGGACAGGTCAGCACAATGCCTTTATCCGCCAGATTAATTAACCATTTCGGAAGCAAAAATGCTGTCAAATACAGCTTCTTGCTATACCCGCTTATACTCGTTATCATTGGTACGGCGACAAGCTATACACAGCTTGCCATCGCGCTATATTTCTTTGGGGTAGTAGGCAATCTGTCTAATATCGCCGTGAATACCCAAGGAGTCGAGTTAGAGAATATTTTGAAAAAACCTATGATGTCCTCTTTTCATGGCACTTGGAGCATATCTGGTTTTATTGGCGCATTGATAGGGTTGCTGTTATTGAATTTTAATCAAACACCATTGATTCATTTCAGTGTGATTTTCCTCCTGGTTGTATCAATATGGATATTCAATACCAACTTCCTGCTACATGTGGTACCTGTAAAAGGAGTTCGTAAAGACAGAAGATCTATTTTCAGATATCTTGACAAAACCTTGATTCGATTAGGCTTGATAGGATTCTTGAGTATGGCAATCGAAGGCGCCATGTTTGATTGGAGCGGAGTTTACTTTCAGGATATTGTTAGGGCTCCCGAGCAACTGATCATTCTAGGTTATACTTCTTTTGTACTCATGATGGCCACAGGGCGTTTTCTCGGCGATTGGCTGATCACCAAACTGGGTAGGAAACGTTTGATTCAGCTATGCGGGATATTGATGAGTACAGGACTAATTATTTCAGTTTTCTATCCTACAGTAGTACTATGCACAATCGCCTTTATGGTCATTGGTTTAGGGAGTTCCTGCAGTGTGCCTACTGTGTATGGTGTAGCAGGCAAGCATAAGGCCGTCAGTGCTGGGAATTCATTGACGCTGATTTCAACAATAGCATTCCTTGGATTTTTAATGGGACCACCCATGATAGGCTTTATCTCCGATTTATTTGACCTCAGGTATTCTTATCTGTTGTTGTCGGTTTTCGGTATTGTTATGATTTTTATGGCTGGTAGAATGGACATATTGGATAAGGAGAAAGCGCCCATAGAATGA
- a CDS encoding helix-turn-helix domain-containing protein yields MNYTPDISLGKDKLALGESNFCQSLGYPLRLGYTSLIVCLEGSSVVSVNFKNYLLKTNDVLVLAEDNITVVQRVSADFRAFYCLVDRSLAAEVAFDLPNQLFLFLHQSPLCRPHGPEVALLHGWITQIKHIKNTCTTHQHIMLRNSLQNFFLKIAESVSLTEINIEHQYSRKELLCWKFWELISQHSTEQRNVAFYANKLSITPYYLSQITKDFLNDSPKDLIDRQVILEIKVLLRTTELSIKQIADRLYFEDTSYLARYFKRQTGITLTAFRN; encoded by the coding sequence ATGAATTACACACCGGATATTTCCTTGGGAAAAGACAAACTAGCACTAGGAGAAAGTAATTTTTGCCAAAGTCTGGGATATCCCCTACGGCTCGGCTATACTTCCTTAATTGTATGTTTGGAAGGCTCTTCGGTAGTTAGCGTTAATTTTAAGAATTATCTGCTAAAGACTAATGATGTATTGGTCCTGGCTGAGGATAATATTACAGTGGTGCAACGGGTGTCCGCTGATTTCAGAGCATTCTACTGTCTTGTAGATCGGAGTTTGGCTGCAGAAGTAGCTTTTGATTTACCTAATCAACTATTCTTGTTTCTACATCAATCCCCACTTTGCAGACCTCATGGTCCGGAAGTCGCCCTATTACATGGATGGATAACGCAAATAAAACACATCAAAAATACATGCACAACACATCAGCATATTATGTTGCGGAATAGTCTACAAAATTTCTTTCTCAAAATAGCCGAAAGCGTTTCACTGACAGAAATTAATATAGAACATCAATACAGTCGAAAGGAATTGCTATGTTGGAAGTTTTGGGAGCTTATCAGCCAGCATAGTACGGAGCAGAGAAATGTCGCATTCTATGCAAATAAACTGAGCATTACTCCCTATTATCTTTCTCAGATCACTAAAGACTTTTTAAATGATTCACCAAAGGATTTGATTGACAGGCAAGTTATACTAGAAATTAAAGTACTTTTAAGGACAACCGAGCTGTCAATCAAACAAATTGCTGATCGACTTTATTTCGAGGATACATCATATTTGGCTCGCTACTTCAAAAGGCAAACAGGAATAACTTTGACAGCATTTAGAAATTAA
- a CDS encoding helix-turn-helix domain-containing protein, whose amino-acid sequence MDLLKISDLHAAYNVNYPNKMDGLIIIDTFPLQIHSYLRSAQKFEGLILLFCKKGTAVLKVNNELCTVDQNKTLIILPEMPIEPMDWSTDFVAVLFVMTYDFIDKFTILPEFINNTEVLNMPVIQPSEKDRLLIEDIVQLLQKHYMLPKTILLEQMIQYLVFSLITAVAQAYPTLSDKNNLQKNGVNDITDTFYSLLNKHGHIQRNVSFYADHLHITPQHLSTLIKKKTGKSVKSWIEFAIINKAKEYLNNTSLSIKQISDELDFADASLFCRYFKRCTGQTPNTYKNR is encoded by the coding sequence GTGGATTTATTAAAGATATCCGATCTTCACGCCGCATATAATGTTAACTATCCAAATAAAATGGATGGACTGATAATTATAGACACTTTTCCGCTGCAAATACATTCCTATTTAAGATCAGCACAGAAATTTGAAGGACTAATCCTTTTATTTTGTAAAAAAGGTACGGCAGTTTTGAAGGTCAATAACGAACTTTGTACTGTCGATCAGAACAAAACACTCATCATATTGCCTGAGATGCCCATTGAACCAATGGACTGGAGTACGGATTTTGTGGCTGTCCTATTTGTGATGACCTATGATTTTATTGATAAATTTACTATCCTGCCAGAATTCATAAACAATACTGAAGTGTTGAATATGCCTGTCATCCAACCCAGTGAAAAAGATCGATTATTGATTGAAGATATAGTTCAGCTGCTTCAAAAACATTATATGCTTCCAAAAACAATTCTGTTAGAGCAAATGATACAATACTTGGTTTTTTCTTTAATTACTGCCGTAGCACAGGCGTACCCCACACTATCGGATAAGAATAACCTGCAAAAAAACGGAGTAAATGATATAACAGATACATTCTATAGCTTGCTAAATAAACATGGTCATATACAACGTAATGTTTCCTTTTATGCTGACCACCTACATATAACACCGCAACATCTAAGTACATTGATCAAGAAAAAGACAGGTAAATCTGTTAAATCATGGATTGAATTTGCTATAATTAATAAAGCAAAGGAATATCTAAATAACACGTCGCTATCCATTAAGCAAATCAGCGATGAACTTGATTTTGCTGATGCATCATTATTCTGCAGGTATTTTAAACGCTGCACGGGACAGACGCCAAATACGTATAAAAACAGGTAG